From Miscanthus floridulus cultivar M001 chromosome 15, ASM1932011v1, whole genome shotgun sequence, the proteins below share one genomic window:
- the LOC136508638 gene encoding uncharacterized protein, whose translation MASLLRLPSPLSPSKPLLRAPASAAAGEAIRLRVQGPSKAKCLPDVASIAITSTEEPPGATPAASSLKEAGIAAARGQVHRARGHPSAALEEEGPTISFSCHPLQIHWMRGSGNCTALTERPAASLPWLLPSSGNPAAAACTTTFLPIVIMDSRGMQVLHHLPWYKSLAPKQPYLWDRGSICEVKSKVS comes from the exons ATGGCGTCGCTGCTGCGCCTCCCTTCGCCGCTCTCCCCGTCCAAGCCCCTGCTCCGGGCTCCGGCCTCGGCTGCCGCCGGCGAGGCCATCCGCCTCCGAGTCCAGGGGCCAAGCAAG GCCAAATGCCTGCCTGACGTGGCGAGCATCGCCATCACATCCACGGAGGAACCTCCCGGCGCGACGCCCGCAGCCTCGTCCCTGAAAGAAGCAGGGATAGCCGCGGCACGAGGCCAGGTGCATCGAGCGCGTGGACATCCATCAGCGGCGTTAGAGGAAGAGGGACCGACCATTTCATTTTCATGCCATCCATTACAGATACACTGGATGCGTGGAAGTGGAAACTGCACTGCACTGACCGAGCGGCCAGCGGCCAGCCTCCCTTGGCTCCTCCCATCCAGTGGgaatcctgctgctgctgcttgtactACTACTTTTTTACCAATTGTAATCATGGATAGTAGGGGTATGCAGGTACTTCACCACCTTCCTTGGTACAAGAGCCTTGCTCCCAAACAACCATACttatgggacagagggagtatatgtgAGGTAAAATCCAAAGTTTCTTAA
- the LOC136509400 gene encoding uncharacterized protein: MERYSLLRIVPNLQSCHLLAFTNLREIEEFEISKCPHVPLNHLQLLNSLMSLRISHCSNVLWPTEAGNDSPFEFLVERLRIFDCGATVKELADLISYFPNLSTLELRRCDNKQAGGVEEIEAAAGGQLPLPLQLKELLQNQSSLRSLSIWDCPMLLSSSSLPSFYCPFPTSLQSLQLGGVKDAMLTLAPLTNLTRLVLTDRGGLSQHRN; this comes from the exons ATGGAG AGGTACTCACTGTTAAGGATTGTTCCGAACTTACAGAGCTGCCATTTATTGGCATTTACTAATCTGCGTGAAATAGAGGAGTTTGAGATCAGTAAATGCCCACATGTGCCTCTAAATCACCTGCAACTGCTAAATTCTCTGATGAGCCTGAGGATAAGTCACTGTAGTAATGTCTTGTGGCCGACTGAAGCTGGGAACGATTCCCCATTCGAGTTTCTAGTTGAACGGCTCAGGATATTTGATTGTGGTGCCACTGTGAAGGAATTGGCAGATCTAATATCTTATTTCCCCAACCTCTCAACGTTGGAACTACGGAGGTGTGATAACAAGCAGGCAGGTGGAGTCGAGGAAATAGAAGCTGCAGCAGGAGGACAGCTGCCTTTGCCCCTCCAATTAAAGGAGTTGCTCCAAAATCAGAGCTCTCTCAGATCACTGAGTATATGGGATTGCCCCATGCTTCTATCCTCCAGTTCGCTCCCCTCGTTTTACTGCCCTTTCCCGACCTCCCTGCAGTCCCTCCAGCTTGGTGGTGTGAAGGATGCTATGCTTACACTGGCTCCTCTCACAAATCTGACCAGATTGGTCCTAACTGATCGTGGGGGTCTAAGTCAGCATAGAAATTAG